Proteins co-encoded in one Cupriavidus metallidurans CH34 genomic window:
- a CDS encoding ABC transporter substrate-binding protein has product MVSRVPRKPTPAAGKTTSVQTRVDGPVVIRPIPIPIPLPVAPDPNQNFFDAGRPGQPVVRQDDLLVLRVELNNLTVQRGSPPRLRKTGSGVATLVLHFPPQSIFEQAFAESSPPAVDPPVTLPARARIAGESRIAFAVPDGFDIPYTLEGVLTAVRDLPLAVGANALPPTAAQPPLSFPEWLGGLIAQATGSLTLAQRAALPSITLRNLKLASVQRDTSTLERRQVAPATARRRAALPAIDVRRGVTTDVGLGPILSGLKPRPAEPTAQQTALEVPWRLILSPDADERWHHAVAPVTTPDGHTELWHTQLVAPTDQGTIVPPHPDPNRIVRAVWALAGEGTSKPMQAKFPAAVGELPAPVDMPFKAALNDMDRYSIVHLSSNFSRSGYTPAAIPADQLMLSALGAWINVRGVWDGPQSIDLVAWTHRGSMGRDHYVRTVKRGFLWPFGHRAVLVEVTERKFQHGGVPGNAAVLRKRTFIIVRERERAFTETDLRSGTDGRTQLHLQMPLTSVRILSLVTPDLSPVTPTTAPIWPLVGGVPFPFRCEGTDLDGRAIRFDLPMVFMYESIAMDPSTANDTFAKAQTLWDQGLPPGEVPGTGRGATMAPQSMTLARSAQPGDTMLEVRELRFGAEAGTGNPTLKAYGQTQQRPAFYPKVVRATVRIPALAQLTGSGDANVVEWNNTYLASEFGADNKGQVFVNIVPGDPKNQARLDFSAQGDRAGGFVQPNLSPSAVSRLTGPVTGSVNDFVGGRMTGSDAFPGAGLPNLPLLFGCIPLGAVIETVTSLVDTPEQVPRFVSECGSQAELFLNGLAQLYAALTGLAGQTGSAATGGVSAIGSTVADLKQQAATYAPGLVADAQARLDALQAALTALSNAIAPLVNTSIDAAPALPNLATAITAVQSASDQLRATAGATVAGVSLPAGLRQSLIQAANVATALAGDLGTVAALVAEGKALFAALDAILGDPKAFQALLSDADALFAHLKAVQNALAPLRDTLANFRLLEGAARQTLLNVLDAMMLALAVSDDVLRTLLQVLFGDELTIRFNWNPRIASWPASGPIFHPNDPAGFSVAVEAKVKKSGGGQPKLTVVSSLKHFDLILIGAAGFLELNFEKIEFRVGTADKMNVDVLLNDIKFIGPLSFVETLRDLIPLDGFSDPPYLDISTQGIDAGFNVALPSISVGMFNLSNLALGAGFTVPFIGQPLAVRFNFCTREQPFNLSVCMFGGGGFFGITLDPGGIQLLEASFEFGASISVNLGVASGGVHVMAGIYFRMEQDNCALTGYFRLGGSVSVLGLITASIELYLALAYESQSGKCVGRAQLTIEVEVFLFSTSVTISCERKFAGANGDPTFRELMGLQPALPLTDELALIHDDTEYAWRQYAEAFA; this is encoded by the coding sequence ATGGTCAGCAGAGTCCCGCGCAAGCCGACGCCGGCCGCCGGCAAGACAACTTCAGTCCAGACGCGTGTCGATGGCCCCGTGGTAATCCGGCCGATTCCGATCCCGATCCCGCTCCCTGTCGCGCCCGATCCCAATCAGAATTTCTTCGACGCGGGCCGCCCCGGTCAGCCAGTGGTCCGGCAGGACGACCTGCTCGTGCTGCGGGTGGAACTGAACAATCTGACCGTGCAGCGAGGCAGCCCGCCTCGGCTGCGCAAGACTGGCAGCGGTGTGGCCACGCTGGTCCTGCATTTTCCACCTCAGTCGATCTTCGAGCAGGCGTTCGCCGAATCCTCCCCGCCAGCCGTAGATCCCCCCGTCACGCTGCCCGCGCGCGCGCGTATCGCGGGGGAATCGCGGATCGCGTTTGCCGTGCCTGATGGCTTCGATATCCCATACACGCTTGAAGGCGTGCTTACGGCCGTGCGCGATCTGCCACTGGCCGTGGGCGCCAATGCCCTGCCGCCCACGGCCGCGCAACCGCCCCTGTCTTTTCCCGAATGGCTCGGCGGACTGATCGCGCAGGCAACCGGCAGCCTGACGCTGGCCCAGCGCGCCGCCCTGCCGAGCATCACGCTACGCAACCTGAAGCTCGCATCGGTCCAGCGCGATACGTCGACGCTTGAGCGGCGGCAGGTGGCCCCGGCTACGGCACGGCGCCGTGCGGCCCTGCCGGCCATCGACGTTCGCCGGGGCGTTACCACGGACGTCGGGCTCGGTCCGATCCTGTCGGGCCTGAAACCCCGTCCCGCCGAGCCTACCGCCCAGCAGACCGCGCTGGAGGTACCCTGGCGCCTGATCCTGAGCCCCGATGCCGATGAGCGCTGGCATCACGCGGTGGCGCCAGTCACCACGCCGGACGGGCATACGGAGCTATGGCACACCCAGCTCGTGGCACCCACCGATCAGGGCACCATCGTGCCCCCGCACCCCGACCCCAACCGCATCGTGCGCGCGGTCTGGGCGCTGGCGGGTGAAGGGACGTCGAAGCCGATGCAGGCCAAGTTTCCGGCCGCCGTCGGGGAACTGCCCGCTCCCGTGGACATGCCGTTCAAGGCAGCACTCAACGACATGGACCGCTACAGCATTGTCCATCTGTCGTCCAACTTCTCGCGCTCTGGCTACACCCCCGCCGCGATTCCTGCCGATCAGTTGATGCTCTCCGCGCTGGGCGCGTGGATCAACGTGCGTGGCGTATGGGACGGCCCCCAGTCGATCGACCTCGTCGCCTGGACCCATCGCGGCAGCATGGGGCGCGACCACTACGTGCGCACGGTCAAGCGCGGGTTTCTATGGCCCTTCGGGCACCGCGCGGTGCTGGTCGAAGTCACCGAGCGAAAATTCCAGCATGGCGGTGTGCCCGGCAATGCGGCGGTGCTACGCAAGCGTACGTTCATCATCGTGCGCGAACGCGAGCGGGCCTTCACGGAGACCGATCTGCGCAGCGGTACCGATGGCCGTACGCAACTGCACCTGCAGATGCCCCTGACCAGCGTGCGCATCCTGAGCCTGGTGACGCCGGACCTGAGCCCGGTAACGCCGACGACGGCCCCGATCTGGCCCCTGGTCGGCGGCGTGCCGTTTCCGTTCCGCTGCGAAGGCACGGATCTCGACGGGCGCGCCATCCGCTTCGACCTGCCGATGGTGTTCATGTATGAATCCATCGCCATGGACCCGAGCACTGCGAACGACACGTTCGCCAAAGCGCAGACGCTTTGGGATCAAGGGCTGCCACCCGGCGAGGTCCCCGGCACGGGACGTGGCGCGACGATGGCGCCGCAATCGATGACGCTGGCGCGCAGCGCCCAGCCCGGTGACACGATGCTGGAGGTGCGCGAGCTACGCTTCGGCGCGGAAGCCGGCACCGGCAATCCAACGCTGAAGGCGTACGGCCAGACCCAGCAGCGTCCCGCCTTCTATCCGAAGGTGGTTCGGGCCACGGTGCGCATTCCTGCATTGGCGCAGCTTACCGGCAGCGGCGACGCCAACGTGGTGGAATGGAACAACACCTACCTGGCCAGCGAGTTCGGCGCGGACAACAAGGGACAGGTGTTCGTCAACATCGTGCCAGGCGATCCGAAGAACCAGGCCCGGCTCGATTTCTCCGCACAGGGGGATCGCGCCGGCGGCTTCGTCCAGCCGAACCTCAGTCCGAGCGCGGTGTCTCGCCTGACCGGGCCGGTCACCGGCTCTGTCAACGATTTCGTGGGCGGGCGCATGACCGGGTCGGATGCCTTCCCCGGCGCCGGACTGCCCAACCTTCCGTTGCTGTTCGGATGCATTCCACTCGGCGCGGTCATTGAGACAGTGACGTCGTTGGTGGACACGCCCGAGCAGGTGCCGCGCTTTGTCTCGGAGTGCGGCAGCCAGGCCGAACTATTCCTGAACGGTCTGGCGCAGCTTTATGCCGCCTTGACTGGGCTGGCCGGGCAGACAGGCAGCGCCGCCACGGGCGGGGTGAGCGCCATTGGCTCGACGGTGGCAGACCTGAAACAGCAGGCCGCCACCTACGCGCCGGGCCTCGTTGCCGATGCGCAGGCGCGACTGGACGCCCTGCAAGCCGCGCTGACCGCACTCAGCAACGCTATCGCGCCGCTGGTCAACACGTCGATCGACGCAGCGCCTGCTCTGCCCAATCTCGCCACGGCGATCACGGCTGTGCAGAGCGCCTCGGATCAATTGCGCGCCACCGCAGGTGCGACGGTCGCCGGTGTCTCGCTACCCGCTGGCCTGCGTCAGTCGCTGATTCAGGCCGCCAACGTTGCCACGGCGCTTGCCGGCGACCTCGGCACGGTGGCCGCGCTGGTGGCCGAAGGCAAGGCGCTGTTCGCCGCGCTCGATGCGATCCTCGGCGACCCGAAGGCGTTCCAGGCCCTGCTGAGCGATGCGGATGCGCTTTTTGCCCACCTCAAGGCCGTGCAGAACGCGCTGGCGCCGCTGCGGGATACCCTCGCCAACTTCCGGCTGCTCGAAGGCGCGGCGCGGCAGACGCTGTTGAACGTACTCGACGCGATGATGCTGGCGCTCGCAGTGAGCGATGATGTGCTCCGCACGCTTTTGCAGGTGCTGTTCGGCGATGAACTGACCATCCGCTTCAACTGGAACCCGCGCATCGCCAGTTGGCCAGCCTCCGGCCCGATCTTTCACCCCAACGACCCCGCCGGCTTCTCGGTGGCCGTGGAGGCCAAGGTCAAGAAATCAGGCGGCGGGCAGCCGAAGCTCACGGTCGTCAGTTCGCTCAAGCATTTCGACCTGATCCTGATAGGCGCTGCCGGCTTCCTGGAACTGAATTTCGAGAAGATCGAATTCCGCGTTGGCACCGCCGACAAGATGAACGTCGACGTGCTGCTCAACGACATCAAATTTATCGGCCCGCTCTCATTCGTGGAGACGCTGCGCGACCTGATACCGCTCGACGGCTTCTCCGACCCGCCCTACCTGGATATTTCCACCCAGGGGATAGATGCGGGCTTCAATGTGGCCCTGCCGTCGATCTCGGTGGGCATGTTCAATCTCAGCAACCTCGCGCTGGGCGCCGGGTTCACGGTGCCGTTCATTGGCCAGCCGCTGGCGGTGCGGTTCAATTTCTGCACGCGCGAGCAGCCGTTCAATCTGTCGGTCTGCATGTTTGGCGGCGGCGGGTTCTTCGGCATCACGCTTGATCCGGGCGGCATCCAGCTGCTGGAAGCCTCGTTCGAGTTTGGCGCCAGCATCTCGGTCAACCTCGGCGTGGCATCCGGTGGTGTCCATGTCATGGCCGGCATCTACTTCCGCATGGAGCAGGACAACTGCGCCCTGACCGGCTATTTCCGCCTTGGCGGCAGCGTCAGCGTGCTGGGGCTGATCACGGCGTCGATCGAACTGTACCTTGCGCTGGCGTACGAATCGCAAAGCGGCAAGTGCGTGGGGCGCGCGCAGTTGACGATCGAAGTCGAGGTGTTCCTGTTCTCCACCAGCGTCACGATCAGCTGCGAGCGAAAGTTCGCCGGCGCGAACGGCGACCCGACCTTCCGCGAACTCATGGGGCTGCAGCCGGCCCTGCCGCTGACGGACGAACTGGCGCTGATCCACGACGACACCGAGTACGCCTGGCGGCAGTACGCCGAGGCATTTGCCTGA
- a CDS encoding HvfC/BufC N-terminal domain-containing protein has product MNANGHHFQDDFLRAILAPPGIAPPWTPITPLTQQPGFKVYRNTVLKGCVDALAANFPTVLRLVGEDWFRAAALIHVCAEPPRSVCLIEYGQEFADFLSGFEPAAALPYLPDVARLDRLWTESHLAADDEALDAAALATLNGGDLLGAALRPCASVRWRWFETPAFTIWRANREQRDLDGELEWIGEGALLTRPEGAVVWQHATQGMCAFLDACAAGANLQIASQSAMVAEPGIDIARLLATLLGARVFADIHGADIH; this is encoded by the coding sequence ATGAACGCCAACGGACATCACTTTCAGGACGATTTCCTGCGCGCCATTCTGGCGCCGCCGGGCATCGCGCCGCCGTGGACCCCAATCACGCCGCTGACGCAGCAGCCCGGCTTCAAGGTCTATCGCAACACCGTGCTCAAGGGCTGTGTGGATGCGCTGGCCGCGAATTTCCCGACGGTCCTGCGGCTGGTAGGAGAGGACTGGTTTCGCGCGGCGGCGCTGATCCACGTCTGCGCGGAGCCCCCGCGCAGCGTCTGCCTGATTGAGTATGGGCAGGAATTCGCGGATTTCCTGTCGGGATTCGAGCCTGCCGCGGCACTGCCATACCTGCCGGACGTGGCACGTCTGGATCGCCTCTGGACCGAGTCCCACCTGGCCGCCGATGACGAGGCGCTGGACGCGGCGGCACTGGCCACGCTGAACGGGGGCGATCTCCTTGGCGCGGCGCTACGGCCATGCGCCAGCGTGCGCTGGCGCTGGTTCGAAACGCCTGCCTTCACGATCTGGCGGGCAAATCGGGAGCAGCGTGACCTTGATGGCGAACTCGAATGGATCGGGGAGGGCGCCTTGCTGACGCGGCCAGAAGGTGCCGTGGTCTGGCAACACGCCACGCAGGGCATGTGCGCCTTTCTGGATGCCTGCGCCGCAGGCGCCAACCTTCAGATCGCCAGCCAGTCCGCCATGGTTGCCGAGCCCGGCATCGACATCGCCCGCCTGCTGGCCACGCTGCTTGGCGCGCGGGTTTTCGCAGACATTCACGGCGCAGACATTCACTGA
- a CDS encoding DUF1109 domain-containing protein, with amino-acid sequence MKTDDLISLLATGIRPVDPHIMHRAFVRALCAGAAGALLLLTMTYGVRPDIRVMLVTPIFWLKVAFPLSLAIGAFVVLKRLVVPGAQVGTRWAVPGVPVLAVWIGALAVLANVPATERLSLMLGMTWRTCPFNIVFLSLPLCVALVWAVRQMAPTNLRAASALAGLLAGSVATIVYCLHCPEMEVPFWAIWYLAGMLIPAALGWLLGPRLLRW; translated from the coding sequence ATGAAGACAGACGATCTCATCTCCCTGCTGGCCACCGGCATCCGCCCGGTGGACCCGCACATCATGCACCGGGCATTCGTCCGGGCGCTCTGCGCCGGTGCCGCCGGCGCGCTCCTGCTGCTGACCATGACGTATGGGGTGCGCCCAGACATCCGCGTGATGCTGGTCACGCCGATCTTCTGGCTCAAGGTGGCGTTTCCGCTGTCGCTGGCAATCGGCGCATTCGTTGTGCTGAAACGGCTGGTGGTGCCCGGCGCGCAGGTGGGTACCCGTTGGGCGGTGCCCGGCGTGCCGGTGCTGGCGGTGTGGATCGGCGCCCTGGCGGTGCTGGCCAATGTGCCGGCAACCGAGCGGCTGTCACTGATGCTCGGCATGACGTGGAGGACCTGCCCGTTCAATATCGTGTTCCTGTCCTTGCCGCTGTGCGTGGCGCTGGTCTGGGCGGTTCGGCAGATGGCCCCAACGAACCTCCGCGCCGCCAGCGCCCTGGCCGGACTGCTCGCCGGTTCGGTGGCGACTATCGTCTATTGCCTGCATTGCCCCGAAATGGAGGTCCCGTTCTGGGCAATCTGGTATCTGGCCGGGATGCTGATTCCGGCGGCGCTGGGCTGGCTGCTCGGCCCGCGCCTGCTGCGCTGGTGA
- a CDS encoding YciI family protein, which yields MPYLIETFDKPEHQHVRQANRPAHLEFLAENSKLLLACGAKLNDDGSDGGGGIYIVDVDTREAARALIEADPFFTAGLFADIRIVRWRKAYLDGVCRL from the coding sequence ATGCCGTACCTCATTGAGACCTTCGACAAGCCCGAACACCAGCACGTTCGCCAGGCCAACCGGCCCGCGCACCTGGAGTTCCTGGCGGAGAACAGCAAGCTGCTGCTGGCCTGCGGGGCCAAGCTCAATGATGACGGCAGCGATGGCGGCGGTGGCATCTACATCGTCGACGTGGACACACGCGAGGCCGCGCGGGCACTGATCGAGGCCGATCCGTTCTTCACGGCCGGCCTGTTCGCCGACATCCGGATCGTGCGCTGGCGCAAGGCGTATCTGGATGGCGTCTGCCGTCTCTGA
- a CDS encoding short-chain fatty acid transporter: MSKVAGFFTELMRRYLPDPFVFAIGLTLLTMVMAMLVEGQAAQAVITNWGKGFWNLLSFTTQMAVILAMGYVLATAPLVDRFLNAIVARVQTPRGAIIVATLVGGIGSYLNWGFGLVIGGIIARKLALKVKGVHYPLIIASAYSGFTMYGLGLSASIPVLISTPGHPMEKLMGVIGLKETIFSTPMLLTSLAVIVTLPLLNAMLHPRDAKEVVEIREENSSEDRAAGHGHSMGIENTLATRMNNSRLLSLIIGLCGLAYAGLHFSQGGSLDLNLINFLILFIGVLLLGTPANYVAKLNEGIKTISGIILQYPFYAGIMAVMAGSGLVDSISRVFVDIATPQTLPFWGLVSSFVINFFAPSGGGHWVIQGPFMIDAAKAINSSVAQTSMSVMLGNAWNDLVQPFWILPALALSKLKLKDVMGYTVIMMFWVGAIYIVAMLAWGAQI, encoded by the coding sequence TTGAGTAAGGTCGCCGGGTTCTTTACTGAACTGATGCGCCGGTATTTGCCGGACCCCTTTGTATTCGCCATCGGCCTGACGTTGCTGACGATGGTCATGGCAATGCTGGTAGAAGGACAGGCCGCCCAGGCGGTCATCACGAACTGGGGCAAGGGGTTCTGGAACCTGCTCTCGTTCACCACCCAGATGGCGGTGATTCTGGCGATGGGCTACGTGCTGGCCACCGCGCCGCTGGTCGACCGCTTCCTCAATGCCATCGTCGCCCGCGTGCAGACGCCGCGCGGCGCCATCATCGTGGCCACACTGGTCGGCGGTATCGGCAGCTACCTGAACTGGGGCTTCGGCCTGGTGATCGGCGGCATCATCGCCCGCAAGCTGGCGCTGAAGGTCAAGGGCGTGCATTACCCCCTGATCATCGCCTCGGCCTACAGCGGCTTCACGATGTATGGCCTGGGCCTGTCTGCCAGCATCCCGGTACTGATCTCCACCCCGGGCCACCCGATGGAAAAGCTGATGGGCGTGATCGGTCTCAAGGAGACGATCTTCTCCACACCGATGCTGCTGACGAGCCTTGCCGTCATCGTCACGCTGCCGCTGCTCAACGCGATGCTGCACCCGCGTGACGCCAAGGAAGTGGTGGAAATCCGCGAGGAGAACAGCTCCGAGGACCGCGCCGCCGGGCACGGCCACAGCATGGGCATCGAGAACACGCTTGCCACGCGCATGAACAACAGCCGCCTGCTGAGCCTGATCATCGGCCTGTGCGGGCTGGCCTACGCGGGTCTGCATTTCTCGCAGGGTGGTTCGCTGGACCTGAACCTGATCAACTTCCTGATCCTGTTTATCGGCGTGCTGTTGCTGGGCACCCCGGCCAACTACGTGGCCAAGCTGAACGAAGGCATCAAGACGATCTCCGGCATCATCCTGCAGTATCCGTTCTACGCAGGCATCATGGCGGTCATGGCCGGCTCCGGGCTGGTGGACAGCATCTCGCGCGTGTTCGTCGATATCGCCACGCCGCAGACGCTGCCGTTCTGGGGTCTGGTCAGCTCGTTCGTGATCAACTTCTTCGCGCCGTCCGGCGGTGGCCACTGGGTGATCCAGGGTCCGTTCATGATCGACGCGGCCAAGGCCATCAACAGCTCGGTGGCGCAGACGTCGATGTCGGTCATGCTCGGCAACGCCTGGAATGACCTGGTGCAGCCGTTCTGGATTCTGCCGGCGCTGGCGCTGTCGAAGCTGAAGCTCAAGGACGTGATGGGCTACACCGTGATCATGATGTTCTGGGTCGGCGCGATCTATATCGTCGCCATGCTGGCCTGGGGCGCGCAGATCTGA
- the bufB gene encoding MNIO family bufferin maturase has translation MTATPRAGLGLKPQHFEQALQCAEPGLWFEVHPENYLMAGGPRLAWLTAIRERHPVALHGVSLSLAGDAPPDEAHLDRLHALLRRIEPVLVSEHLAWSTLDGRYVPDLLPVARTTARLAKVAANISRVQDRLGCAIALENPSHYLRMDEHDWSETDFLAELVRRTGCGLLLDINNVYVSARNMGYDAWDYLTRVPAEAVREIHLAGHSFDDEFGASLLIDSHDAPVAEAVWSLYRRFVARVGERPTLIERDDNIPEFADLLDERDRAQSILDAEVATS, from the coding sequence ATGACAGCGACACCACGCGCGGGGCTTGGACTCAAGCCGCAACACTTCGAGCAGGCGCTGCAATGCGCCGAGCCGGGCCTGTGGTTCGAGGTCCACCCGGAGAACTACCTGATGGCCGGCGGTCCGCGCCTGGCGTGGCTGACGGCCATCAGGGAGCGCCATCCGGTGGCACTGCACGGCGTGTCGCTGTCATTGGCGGGCGATGCCCCGCCGGACGAGGCGCATCTCGATCGGCTTCACGCACTGTTGCGGCGGATCGAGCCGGTGCTGGTTTCCGAGCATCTGGCGTGGTCGACGCTGGACGGGCGCTACGTGCCGGATCTATTGCCGGTGGCGCGGACCACGGCAAGACTGGCGAAAGTGGCGGCCAATATCTCCCGCGTTCAGGACCGCCTTGGATGTGCCATCGCGCTGGAGAACCCGTCGCACTACCTGCGCATGGACGAGCACGACTGGAGCGAGACCGATTTTCTGGCCGAACTGGTGCGGCGCACCGGTTGCGGGCTGCTGCTGGACATTAACAACGTTTACGTCAGCGCCCGAAACATGGGTTACGACGCGTGGGACTACCTGACCCGCGTGCCGGCCGAAGCCGTGCGGGAGATTCATCTGGCCGGACACAGCTTCGACGACGAGTTCGGCGCGTCACTGCTGATCGACTCGCACGATGCGCCGGTGGCGGAGGCCGTCTGGTCGCTATATCGCCGCTTCGTGGCGCGGGTAGGTGAGCGTCCGACGCTGATCGAACGGGACGACAACATTCCCGAATTCGCCGACTTGCTTGACGAGCGGGATCGCGCACAGTCCATCCTGGACGCGGAGGTCGCCACATCATGA
- a CDS encoding sigma-70 family RNA polymerase sigma factor, producing MKPAPERAGMEAMDAVEQRLRALLLAGLGGDQAAYHAFLTELTGRLRAFVRRRLYQLQDEVEDIVQETLLAVHNARHTYRAEEPLTAWVYAIARYKLLDFLRSRSRHGATESLDDVADILCHSDDAPAHDARLDLSGLLEQLPDKQRLPILHVKLEGLSVAETARLTGLSESAVKVGIHRGLKALAAKARLFTS from the coding sequence ATGAAGCCCGCTCCCGAGCGCGCCGGCATGGAGGCGATGGATGCGGTGGAGCAGCGCCTGCGTGCGCTGCTCCTGGCCGGCCTGGGTGGCGATCAGGCCGCCTATCATGCATTCCTGACCGAACTGACCGGCCGGCTGCGCGCCTTTGTCCGGCGGCGGCTCTATCAGTTGCAGGATGAAGTCGAGGACATCGTCCAGGAAACGCTTCTGGCGGTGCACAACGCCCGGCACACCTACCGCGCCGAGGAACCGCTGACGGCGTGGGTCTACGCGATTGCCCGCTACAAGCTGCTGGATTTCCTGCGTAGCCGTTCCCGTCACGGGGCGACGGAGTCGCTGGACGATGTCGCGGACATCCTCTGCCATAGCGACGACGCGCCGGCGCACGATGCACGACTCGACCTGAGCGGCCTGCTCGAGCAACTGCCGGACAAGCAGCGGCTACCGATCCTGCACGTGAAACTGGAGGGCCTGTCGGTGGCGGAGACCGCCCGGCTGACGGGGCTGTCCGAATCGGCGGTCAAGGTAGGTATTCATCGCGGGCTCAAGGCATTGGCCGCCAAAGCCCGCCTGTTCACATCATGA
- a CDS encoding DoxX family protein: MSNVSHTDSPVRADTTLWSNLTTRASRLISDSFLALLARLAIASVFFLSGRTKVTGLLTIKDSTYSLFEQEYNLPLIPPELAAHLAAYAEHLFPVLLVLGLFTRFSAFALLGMTLVIEIFVYPDAWPTHLTWAALQLFLIGRGAGAFSLDRRFGIK, from the coding sequence ATGTCAAACGTATCTCATACCGATTCCCCAGTGCGGGCCGATACCACGCTCTGGTCGAACCTTACAACGCGGGCCTCGCGGCTGATCAGCGACTCGTTTCTGGCATTGCTGGCACGGCTGGCAATTGCCTCGGTGTTCTTCCTGTCGGGCCGCACCAAGGTCACCGGGCTGCTGACGATCAAGGACAGCACCTATTCGCTGTTCGAGCAGGAGTACAACTTGCCGCTGATCCCGCCCGAACTCGCGGCCCATCTGGCCGCGTACGCCGAGCACCTGTTTCCGGTGCTGCTGGTGCTCGGCCTGTTCACGCGATTTTCGGCGTTCGCGCTGCTGGGGATGACGCTGGTCATCGAGATCTTTGTCTATCCCGATGCCTGGCCCACGCACCTGACCTGGGCCGCGTTGCAACTCTTCCTGATTGGCCGGGGTGCCGGCGCCTTTTCGCTCGACCGCCGATTCGGCATCAAGTAG
- a CDS encoding BufA1 family periplasmic bufferin-type metallophore, with amino-acid sequence MNTIKLAAAVTLAALTSGVALAQNSTMQPSKDKPAMEKCYGVAMAGQNDCKAGAGTTCAGTQKTDYERDHFKSVPVGTCATIKTPHGMGTLKPM; translated from the coding sequence ATGAACACCATCAAGCTCGCCGCCGCCGTGACCCTGGCCGCCCTGACTTCGGGCGTCGCCCTGGCGCAGAACAGCACCATGCAGCCGTCCAAGGACAAGCCCGCCATGGAGAAGTGCTACGGCGTGGCCATGGCCGGCCAGAACGATTGCAAGGCGGGGGCGGGCACGACGTGCGCCGGTACCCAGAAGACCGATTACGAGCGCGACCACTTCAAGTCCGTGCCCGTTGGTACCTGCGCGACGATCAAGACGCCGCACGGCATGGGCACGCTGAAGCCGATGTAA